The following proteins are co-located in the Trichormus variabilis 0441 genome:
- a CDS encoding competence/damage-inducible protein A: MSAEIICVGTELLLGDILNGNAQYLAQQLAQLGIPHYHQTVVGDNPDRIKQVIEIAISRANILIFTGGLGPTPDDLTCETIADFFGSPLVESPEIIEDITQKFAQRGRVMTPSNRKQALIPQGADILPNPTGTAPGIIWEPRPDMTIFTFPGVPSEMHRMWQETAVPFLKNQGWGQEIIYSRSLKFWGIGESALAEKVTAYLNLPNPTVAPYAGKGEVRLRVSAKAPSEVAAEALIAPVEKQIKDIAGLDFYGVNHDSLASVVGELLRSSGETLSVAESCTGGLLGQMLTEISGSSDYFWGGVISYDNSVKAGLLGVNPEDLDKLGAVSDTVAEQMAIGVKTRLSTTWALSITGIAGPNGGTETKPVGLVYIGLAGPGDEVTSFKYNFGTMRDRSFIRHLSACTALDLLRRRLLTR; the protein is encoded by the coding sequence ATGAGTGCAGAAATTATTTGTGTTGGTACTGAACTGCTTTTAGGTGACATCCTCAACGGAAATGCTCAATATTTAGCACAGCAACTAGCCCAGTTAGGTATCCCCCATTACCATCAAACGGTAGTTGGGGATAATCCAGACCGAATTAAGCAAGTTATAGAAATTGCTATTTCCAGGGCTAATATTCTGATTTTTACAGGTGGTCTAGGCCCTACACCAGATGACCTGACTTGTGAAACCATCGCTGATTTTTTCGGTTCGCCTTTGGTAGAAAGTCCCGAAATTATCGAAGATATTACGCAGAAATTTGCTCAACGCGGTCGAGTGATGACACCAAGTAACCGCAAACAAGCTTTGATTCCTCAAGGCGCAGACATATTACCGAATCCCACTGGGACAGCTCCTGGTATCATCTGGGAACCTCGTCCTGATATGACAATTTTTACCTTTCCTGGTGTGCCTAGTGAAATGCACCGGATGTGGCAAGAAACAGCAGTACCATTTCTCAAAAATCAAGGCTGGGGTCAAGAGATTATTTATAGTCGCAGTCTCAAGTTTTGGGGAATTGGTGAATCTGCATTAGCAGAAAAGGTGACAGCTTATTTAAACTTACCTAACCCTACGGTAGCTCCCTACGCCGGGAAGGGAGAAGTCAGGCTACGTGTTTCGGCAAAAGCCCCTTCAGAAGTAGCCGCAGAGGCTTTGATTGCACCAGTGGAGAAGCAAATTAAAGACATTGCTGGCTTAGATTTTTATGGTGTCAATCATGATAGTTTAGCTTCCGTTGTCGGTGAGTTATTGCGGAGTTCAGGGGAAACCTTATCGGTAGCAGAATCCTGTACTGGTGGTTTGTTGGGGCAAATGTTGACGGAGATTTCCGGTAGTTCTGATTACTTTTGGGGTGGGGTAATTTCTTACGACAACTCGGTGAAGGCTGGGTTGTTAGGAGTGAACCCAGAAGATTTAGACAAATTAGGCGCAGTCAGCGATACTGTAGCCGAACAAATGGCTATAGGTGTAAAAACCCGTTTATCAACAACTTGGGCATTGAGTATTACGGGGATTGCTGGCCCAAACGGAGGGACAGAAACTAAGCCTGTGGGTTTGGTTTATATCGGGTTAGCTGGGCCAGGGGATGAAGTGACAAGCTTTAAATATAATTTTGGTACAATGCGCGATCGCTCTTTTATTCGTCATTTAAGTGCTTGTACAGCCCTGGATTTGCTACGGCGGCGCTTGTTGACAAGGTGA
- a CDS encoding Uma2 family endonuclease → MIAAKDKAPQLTPQEYFIWEEQQLEKHEYINGEVYAMTGGSVNHGRIAIRFTAMFDSHLQNTGCITGNSDIKVNIFGSNNYTYPDASVTCDVRDQTTTQYITYPCLIVEVLSKTTEAYDRGGKFRMYRQNPALIDYLLVSSTSVEIDLYHKNDAGDWLIINYKPGDTIELKSINLNFPIEKVYRGLTLEPENGG, encoded by the coding sequence ATGATCGCAGCCAAAGACAAAGCCCCCCAGCTAACCCCACAAGAATACTTTATTTGGGAAGAACAGCAGCTAGAAAAACACGAGTATATCAACGGCGAAGTTTACGCCATGACTGGCGGTAGCGTCAATCACGGGCGTATCGCCATCCGCTTCACCGCCATGTTCGACAGCCACTTACAAAATACAGGTTGCATCACTGGAAATTCTGATATCAAAGTCAATATCTTTGGCAGTAATAACTATACCTACCCAGATGCCAGCGTTACCTGCGACGTTCGCGATCAAACCACAACTCAATATATTACCTACCCTTGCTTAATCGTCGAAGTCCTCTCAAAAACTACCGAAGCCTACGACAGAGGCGGCAAATTCCGAATGTACCGCCAAAACCCAGCTTTGATCGATTACCTACTAGTCAGTTCTACTAGCGTCGAAATCGACCTGTATCACAAAAACGATGCAGGCGATTGGTTGATTATCAACTACAAACCAGGCGACACTATCGAACTCAAAAGCATTAACCTCAATTTCCCCATTGAAAAAGTCTATCGCGGTTTAACCCTCGAACCAGAAAATGGGGGATAG
- the ndhL gene encoding NAD(P)H-quinone oxidoreductase subunit L yields MIVPLLYLALAGAYLLVVPVALMFYLKQRWYVVSSVERTFMYFLVFLFFPGLLVLSPFVNLRPRPRKIEV; encoded by the coding sequence ATGATTGTACCCCTGCTATATCTGGCTTTAGCCGGAGCTTACTTATTAGTTGTCCCTGTTGCTTTAATGTTTTACTTAAAGCAGCGCTGGTATGTGGTTAGCTCTGTTGAGCGCACCTTTATGTATTTTCTAGTGTTCTTGTTCTTTCCGGGGCTATTGGTTTTATCCCCATTCGTAAACCTGCGCCCCCGTCCACGCAAAATCGAAGTTTAA
- a CDS encoding DUF3007 family protein, whose product MRRIDAIGIGIGIFIVGGLAYLGFQLFGLDGQQAGIWSQVLLVIGLIGWLATYVLRAVGKNLTYHQQREDYEQAFFQKRLDELTPEELAKIQAEIEQEKQAQINS is encoded by the coding sequence ATGCGACGTATTGACGCTATTGGAATTGGCATCGGCATTTTCATTGTCGGTGGTTTGGCATATCTAGGATTCCAGCTATTCGGTTTAGATGGTCAACAAGCTGGTATTTGGAGCCAAGTTTTACTAGTCATTGGTTTGATTGGCTGGTTAGCCACCTATGTCTTGCGTGCGGTGGGAAAAAATTTGACCTACCATCAACAACGGGAAGATTATGAACAAGCTTTCTTCCAAAAACGGCTAGACGAATTAACTCCTGAAGAATTAGCCAAGATTCAAGCTGAGATTGAACAAGAGAAACAAGCTCAGATTAATTCGTGA
- the trpA gene encoding tryptophan synthase subunit alpha, translating to MTAISDRFETLKQNQECALIPFITAGDPDLETTAAALKILDSNGADIIELGIPYSDPLADGPVIQAAATRALQNGTKLESVLEMLKVTTPSLQAPIVLFTYYNSILHRGIDNFLEQVAAAGVAGLVVPDLPLEEAAGLLKPATERGIDLILLIAPTSSSERIEAIARSSQGFIYLVSVTGVTGMRSQVEGRVLDLLQKVRQVTDKPLGVGFGISQPAQATQVRDWGADAAIVGSAFVQRLATGTPAEGLSAIAEFCQSLKAAIKTS from the coding sequence ATGACCGCAATTTCCGATCGCTTTGAAACCCTCAAACAGAATCAAGAGTGTGCGCTGATTCCGTTTATTACTGCTGGTGATCCTGATTTAGAAACTACGGCTGCCGCCTTAAAGATTTTAGATAGTAATGGTGCTGACATAATTGAATTAGGCATTCCTTACTCCGATCCTTTGGCAGATGGGCCAGTAATTCAAGCAGCCGCTACTCGTGCTTTACAAAATGGCACAAAACTGGAAAGTGTGCTGGAAATGTTAAAAGTCACCACACCCAGTTTGCAAGCACCGATTGTTTTATTTACTTATTACAATTCTATTCTGCACCGAGGGATTGACAATTTCCTTGAGCAAGTTGCTGCTGCTGGTGTCGCCGGCTTGGTAGTACCGGATTTACCCTTAGAAGAAGCCGCAGGACTACTTAAACCCGCTACTGAACGGGGGATTGATTTAATTCTGTTGATTGCCCCTACAAGTTCATCTGAGAGAATAGAAGCGATCGCTCGTTCATCACAAGGATTTATCTATTTGGTTAGTGTCACAGGTGTTACCGGGATGCGATCGCAAGTAGAAGGGCGTGTGCTTGATTTATTACAAAAAGTTCGGCAAGTAACCGATAAACCCCTCGGTGTTGGTTTTGGCATATCTCAACCCGCACAAGCAACTCAGGTGAGAGATTGGGGAGCAGATGCCGCTATTGTGGGTAGCGCTTTTGTCCAACGCCTAGCCACAGGAACACCAGCAGAAGGACTCAGTGCGATCGCGGAATTTTGTCAAAGTCTGAAGGCAGCCATCAAAACATCTTGA